From Apium graveolens cultivar Ventura chromosome 9, ASM990537v1, whole genome shotgun sequence, the proteins below share one genomic window:
- the LOC141685326 gene encoding uncharacterized protein LOC141685326, whose translation MGDPAAATKALKKYSQPMIMDIQSSIFRPSIADNTFEIKSGTIQMVHNSVQFWGAPTEDPNMHIRDFIKICDTFKNALTQFAQQSGESICEAWELYKEILRKCPHHGMLDQMIINCFYNGLGAQSRPILDATSGGTLWAKSYEEAYELIEMMAANEYQNPT comes from the exons atgggagatccagcagcagcAACGAAAGCGTTGAAAAAGTATTCTCAACCAATGATCATGGACATTCAATCGAGCATTTTCAGGCCATCCATTGCGGATAATACCTTCGAGATTAAGTCTGGCACGATCCAGATGGTccataactcagttcagttttGGGGTGCTCCAACAGAAGATCCTAACATGCATATTAGGGACTTCATtaagatctgcgacactttcaa GAATGcccttactcagtttgcgcaacaaTCGGGAGAATCTATATGTGAGGCTTGGGAGCTCTACAAGGAGAtacttaggaagtgtcctcatcatggaatgcttGATCagatgatcatcaattgcttttataatgggttgggagcacagtcgaGACCTATTCTTGATGCAACATCTGGTGGAACTCTctgggctaaaagctatgaggaagcttatgagctaatcGAGATGATGGCTGCGAACGAATATCAGAACCCAACCTAG